Proteins from one Natrinema salinisoli genomic window:
- a CDS encoding AbrB/MazE/SpoVT family DNA-binding domain-containing protein — MSSDRTDAESKVSGNQANIPARIRHELGIDDGDQLRWQLEDDGSVRVRVVQQETGTLSGFDGYDGQETTDVAAEHDAWGVDVE, encoded by the coding sequence ATGAGCAGCGATCGAACTGACGCCGAAAGCAAGGTGTCGGGAAATCAGGCGAACATCCCGGCTCGGATTCGCCACGAGCTCGGGATCGACGACGGCGATCAGCTCCGGTGGCAGCTCGAAGACGACGGGAGCGTCCGCGTTCGGGTCGTCCAGCAGGAAACGGGAACGCTCTCCGGGTTCGATGGATACGATGGGCAGGAAACAACCGACGTCGCTGCCGAACACGACGCCTGGGGCGTCGATGTCGAGTAG
- a CDS encoding RNA ligase family protein, which yields MKEYPSIPHAANAPDECFDDGHLWLLEKIDGAQLRFQLLESGLIRFGDRDRWYTDPAAIPDPYQHAVRHVRERLDRDALRRAVDDVETIVFFGEATHRHAIDYDWDRLPSFLGFDIWSAETDRFYPPDTVERIFDRIGLRPVNAFERERHTRDFDPESYTVPQSKWYDGPAEGVIIRNKRGQRAKLLHPTVRDVDESVPVDAAAPALAAEYATDRRIQKVATELEDRGHPVTFETLYERVLEDIVREEHAQLYRGDGTVDLEPFRSAVGRLVRRFLENRHGR from the coding sequence GTGAAGGAATACCCGTCCATCCCGCACGCCGCGAACGCGCCAGACGAGTGCTTCGATGACGGGCACCTCTGGCTCCTCGAGAAGATCGACGGCGCGCAGCTTCGGTTTCAACTGCTGGAGTCGGGGCTTATCCGGTTCGGCGATCGGGATCGGTGGTATACGGATCCGGCTGCGATTCCCGACCCGTACCAGCACGCCGTCCGTCACGTTCGGGAGCGCCTCGATCGGGACGCGCTCCGACGCGCCGTCGACGACGTCGAGACCATCGTCTTCTTCGGCGAGGCGACCCACCGGCACGCGATCGACTACGACTGGGATCGGCTGCCGTCGTTCCTCGGGTTCGATATCTGGTCCGCCGAGACGGACCGATTCTACCCGCCCGATACAGTCGAACGGATCTTCGATCGGATCGGGCTCCGACCGGTGAACGCCTTCGAGCGGGAGCGTCACACCCGGGATTTCGATCCGGAATCGTACACCGTCCCGCAGTCGAAGTGGTACGACGGCCCGGCCGAGGGTGTTATAATCCGGAACAAACGCGGGCAACGGGCAAAGCTACTCCACCCGACCGTTCGGGACGTCGACGAGTCGGTTCCGGTCGACGCAGCAGCACCGGCGCTGGCCGCCGAATACGCGACCGACCGGCGGATCCAGAAGGTCGCGACTGAACTCGAGGATCGAGGGCATCCCGTCACGTTCGAGACGCTTTACGAGCGAGTCCTCGAGGATATCGTTCGCGAAGAGCACGCGCAACTCTATCGCGGAGACGGGACCGTCGATCTGGAACCGTTTCGGTCGGCGGTCGGGAGGCTAGTCCGACGGTTTCTCGAAAATCGGCACGGCCGGTGA